A genome region from Cinclus cinclus chromosome 29, bCinCin1.1, whole genome shotgun sequence includes the following:
- the VDAC3 gene encoding voltage-dependent anion-selective channel protein 3 isoform X4 has product MAVPPSYSDLGKSARDVFNKGYGFGMVKLELKTKSSSGVEFTATGSSNTDTGKASGSLETKYKVKDQGLTFTQKWNTDNTLGTEVCVENQLAAGLKLAIDTTFVPNTGKKSGKLKTSYKRDYVHVGCNVDIDLSGPTLYGWAVLGFEGWLAGYQMAFDTAKYKLTQNNFALGYKAGDFQLHTNAKVNNASLIGIGYTQTLRPGVKLTLSGLIDGKNFSAGGHKIGLGFELEA; this is encoded by the exons ATGGCTGTCCCACCATCATACAGTGACTTGGGAAAGTCTGCCAGGGATGTTTTCAACAAGGGATATG gatttGGAATGGTCAAGTTAGAGTTGAAGACCAAGTCTTCCAGTGGGGTG GAATTCACTGCAACCGGTTCTTCCAATACGGACACAGGCAAGGCTTCAGGCAGTCTAGAGACCAAATACAAGGTCAAAGACCAGGGACTGACATTCACCCAGAAGTGGAACACAGATAACACACTGGGAACAGAAGTTTGTGTTGAGAATCAG TTGGCTGCAGGGTTGAAGCTGGCTATTGACACTACATTTGTACCAAACACAGG gaaGAAGAGTGGAAAGTTGAAGACTTCCTACAAAAGAGATTATGTACATGTAGGCTGCAACGTAGACATTGATCTCTCTGGACCAACCCTTTATGGCTGGGCAGTGTTGGGCTTTGAAGGCTGGCTTGCTGGCTACCAGATGGCTTTTGATACAGCCAAGTATAAGCttacacaaaataattttgccttgGGATATAAGGCAGGAGACTTTCAGCTGCACACTAAT gcTAAAGTGAACAATGCCAGCCTCATTGGAATTGGTTACACTCAGACCCTCCGACCTG GTGTAAAGCTGACCCTCTCAGGCTTGATTGACGGCAAGAATTTCAGTGCTGGAGGTCACAAAATTGGGCTGGGATTTGAGCTGGAAGCTTAA
- the VDAC3 gene encoding voltage-dependent anion-selective channel protein 3 isoform X3, with translation MAVPPSYSDLGKSARDVFNKGYGFGMVKLELKTKSSSGVEFTATGSSNTDTGKASGSLETKYKVKDQGLTFTQKWNTDNTLGTEVCVENQLAAGLKLAIDTTFVPNTGKKSGKLKTSYKRDYVHVGCNVDIDLSGPTLYGWAVLGFEGWLAGYQMAFDTAKYKLTQNNFALGYKAGDFQLHTNVNDGTEFGGSIYQKAKVNNASLIGIGYTQTLRPGVKLTLSGLIDGKNFSAGGHKIGLGFELEA, from the exons ATGGCTGTCCCACCATCATACAGTGACTTGGGAAAGTCTGCCAGGGATGTTTTCAACAAGGGATATG gatttGGAATGGTCAAGTTAGAGTTGAAGACCAAGTCTTCCAGTGGGGTG GAATTCACTGCAACCGGTTCTTCCAATACGGACACAGGCAAGGCTTCAGGCAGTCTAGAGACCAAATACAAGGTCAAAGACCAGGGACTGACATTCACCCAGAAGTGGAACACAGATAACACACTGGGAACAGAAGTTTGTGTTGAGAATCAG TTGGCTGCAGGGTTGAAGCTGGCTATTGACACTACATTTGTACCAAACACAGG gaaGAAGAGTGGAAAGTTGAAGACTTCCTACAAAAGAGATTATGTACATGTAGGCTGCAACGTAGACATTGATCTCTCTGGACCAACCCTTTATGGCTGGGCAGTGTTGGGCTTTGAAGGCTGGCTTGCTGGCTACCAGATGGCTTTTGATACAGCCAAGTATAAGCttacacaaaataattttgccttgGGATATAAGGCAGGAGACTTTCAGCTGCACACTAATGT GAATGATGGCACTGAGTTTGGTGGGTCTATTTATCAGAAG gcTAAAGTGAACAATGCCAGCCTCATTGGAATTGGTTACACTCAGACCCTCCGACCTG GTGTAAAGCTGACCCTCTCAGGCTTGATTGACGGCAAGAATTTCAGTGCTGGAGGTCACAAAATTGGGCTGGGATTTGAGCTGGAAGCTTAA
- the VDAC3 gene encoding voltage-dependent anion-selective channel protein 3 isoform X1 — protein MAVPPSYSDLGKSARDVFNKGYGFGMVKLELKTKSSSGVEFTATGSSNTDTGKASGSLETKYKVKDQGLTFTQKWNTDNTLGTEVCVENQLAAGLKLAIDTTFVPNTGKKSGKLKTSYKRDYVHVGCNVDIDLSGPTLYGWAVLGFEGWLAGYQMAFDTAKYKLTQNNFALGYKAGDFQLHTNVNDGTEFGGSIYQKVNNNVETSVNLAWTAGSNNTRFGIAAKYQMDEKTSVVAKVNNASLIGIGYTQTLRPGVKLTLSGLIDGKNFSAGGHKIGLGFELEA, from the exons ATGGCTGTCCCACCATCATACAGTGACTTGGGAAAGTCTGCCAGGGATGTTTTCAACAAGGGATATG gatttGGAATGGTCAAGTTAGAGTTGAAGACCAAGTCTTCCAGTGGGGTG GAATTCACTGCAACCGGTTCTTCCAATACGGACACAGGCAAGGCTTCAGGCAGTCTAGAGACCAAATACAAGGTCAAAGACCAGGGACTGACATTCACCCAGAAGTGGAACACAGATAACACACTGGGAACAGAAGTTTGTGTTGAGAATCAG TTGGCTGCAGGGTTGAAGCTGGCTATTGACACTACATTTGTACCAAACACAGG gaaGAAGAGTGGAAAGTTGAAGACTTCCTACAAAAGAGATTATGTACATGTAGGCTGCAACGTAGACATTGATCTCTCTGGACCAACCCTTTATGGCTGGGCAGTGTTGGGCTTTGAAGGCTGGCTTGCTGGCTACCAGATGGCTTTTGATACAGCCAAGTATAAGCttacacaaaataattttgccttgGGATATAAGGCAGGAGACTTTCAGCTGCACACTAATGT GAATGATGGCACTGAGTTTGGTGGGTCTATTTATCAGAAGGTTAATAATAACGTTGAGACATCAGTCAATCTTGCATGGACTGCTGGCAGTAACAACACACGTTTTGGTATTGCTGCAAAGTACCAAATGGATGAGAAGACTTCCGTTGTG gcTAAAGTGAACAATGCCAGCCTCATTGGAATTGGTTACACTCAGACCCTCCGACCTG GTGTAAAGCTGACCCTCTCAGGCTTGATTGACGGCAAGAATTTCAGTGCTGGAGGTCACAAAATTGGGCTGGGATTTGAGCTGGAAGCTTAA
- the VDAC3 gene encoding voltage-dependent anion-selective channel protein 3 isoform X2 → MAVPPSYSDLGKSARDVFNKGYGFGMVKLELKTKSSSGVLEFTATGSSNTDTGKASGSLETKYKVKDQGLTFTQKWNTDNTLGTEVCVENQLAAGLKLAIDTTFVPNTGKKSGKLKTSYKRDYVHVGCNVDIDLSGPTLYGWAVLGFEGWLAGYQMAFDTAKYKLTQNNFALGYKAGDFQLHTNVNDGTEFGGSIYQKVNNNVETSVNLAWTAGSNNTRFGIAAKYQMDEKTSVVAKVNNASLIGIGYTQTLRPGVKLTLSGLIDGKNFSAGGHKIGLGFELEA, encoded by the exons ATGGCTGTCCCACCATCATACAGTGACTTGGGAAAGTCTGCCAGGGATGTTTTCAACAAGGGATATG gatttGGAATGGTCAAGTTAGAGTTGAAGACCAAGTCTTCCAGTGGGGTG TTG GAATTCACTGCAACCGGTTCTTCCAATACGGACACAGGCAAGGCTTCAGGCAGTCTAGAGACCAAATACAAGGTCAAAGACCAGGGACTGACATTCACCCAGAAGTGGAACACAGATAACACACTGGGAACAGAAGTTTGTGTTGAGAATCAG TTGGCTGCAGGGTTGAAGCTGGCTATTGACACTACATTTGTACCAAACACAGG gaaGAAGAGTGGAAAGTTGAAGACTTCCTACAAAAGAGATTATGTACATGTAGGCTGCAACGTAGACATTGATCTCTCTGGACCAACCCTTTATGGCTGGGCAGTGTTGGGCTTTGAAGGCTGGCTTGCTGGCTACCAGATGGCTTTTGATACAGCCAAGTATAAGCttacacaaaataattttgccttgGGATATAAGGCAGGAGACTTTCAGCTGCACACTAATGT GAATGATGGCACTGAGTTTGGTGGGTCTATTTATCAGAAGGTTAATAATAACGTTGAGACATCAGTCAATCTTGCATGGACTGCTGGCAGTAACAACACACGTTTTGGTATTGCTGCAAAGTACCAAATGGATGAGAAGACTTCCGTTGTG gcTAAAGTGAACAATGCCAGCCTCATTGGAATTGGTTACACTCAGACCCTCCGACCTG GTGTAAAGCTGACCCTCTCAGGCTTGATTGACGGCAAGAATTTCAGTGCTGGAGGTCACAAAATTGGGCTGGGATTTGAGCTGGAAGCTTAA
- the VDAC3 gene encoding voltage-dependent anion-selective channel protein 3 isoform X5 produces MAVPPSYSDLGKSARDVFNKGYGFGMVKLELKTKSSSGVEFTATGSSNTDTGKASGSLETKYKVKDQGLTFTQKWNTDNTLGTEVCVENQLAAGLKLAIDTTFVPNTGNDGTEFGGSIYQKVNNNVETSVNLAWTAGSNNTRFGIAAKYQMDEKTSVVAKVNNASLIGIGYTQTLRPGVKLTLSGLIDGKNFSAGGHKIGLGFELEA; encoded by the exons ATGGCTGTCCCACCATCATACAGTGACTTGGGAAAGTCTGCCAGGGATGTTTTCAACAAGGGATATG gatttGGAATGGTCAAGTTAGAGTTGAAGACCAAGTCTTCCAGTGGGGTG GAATTCACTGCAACCGGTTCTTCCAATACGGACACAGGCAAGGCTTCAGGCAGTCTAGAGACCAAATACAAGGTCAAAGACCAGGGACTGACATTCACCCAGAAGTGGAACACAGATAACACACTGGGAACAGAAGTTTGTGTTGAGAATCAG TTGGCTGCAGGGTTGAAGCTGGCTATTGACACTACATTTGTACCAAACACAGG GAATGATGGCACTGAGTTTGGTGGGTCTATTTATCAGAAGGTTAATAATAACGTTGAGACATCAGTCAATCTTGCATGGACTGCTGGCAGTAACAACACACGTTTTGGTATTGCTGCAAAGTACCAAATGGATGAGAAGACTTCCGTTGTG gcTAAAGTGAACAATGCCAGCCTCATTGGAATTGGTTACACTCAGACCCTCCGACCTG GTGTAAAGCTGACCCTCTCAGGCTTGATTGACGGCAAGAATTTCAGTGCTGGAGGTCACAAAATTGGGCTGGGATTTGAGCTGGAAGCTTAA
- the POLB gene encoding DNA polymerase beta produces the protein MSKRKAPQESPNEGITDFLTELANYERNVNRAIHKYNAYRKAASVISRYPSKIRSGAEAKKLDGVGAKIAEKIDEFLSTGKLRKLEKIRQDDTSASINLLTRVTGIGPAAARKFVEEGIKTLEDLRRIEHKLTHHQRIGLKYFEDFEKRIPREEMLQMQEIVLKEIKKLDPNYIATVCGSFRRGAESSGDMDVLLTHPSFTSESSKQSKLLHQVVEQLEKVRFVTDMLSKGDTKFMGVCQLPDKEDGTAYPHRRIDIRLIPKDQYYCGVLYFTGSDIFNKNMRTHALEMGFTINEYTIRRLGVTGVAGEALPVECEKDIFDYIQWKYREPKDRSE, from the exons ATGAGCAAGCGCAAAGCTCCCCAGGAGAGCCCCAACGAGGGCATCACCGACTTCCTCACCG AACTGGCCAACTACGAGCGCAACGTGAACCGGGCCATCCACAAGTACAACGCGTACAG GAAAGCGGCCTCGGTCATTTCTCGGTATCCGAGCAAGATACGGAGCGGGGCTGAAGCCAAGAAGCTG GATGGAGTAGGTGCTAAAATAGCTGAAAAGATAGATGAGTTCTTATCCACTGGAAAACTACGCAAATTGGAAAAG atTCGACAAGATGATACAAGTGCTTCTATCAATCTCCTGACACGAGTCACTGGCATTGG tcctgctgctgctagGAAGTTTGTCGAGGAAGGAATTAAGACTTTAGAAG atctAAGAAGAATTGAGCACAAGCTGACCCATCACCAGCGAATAGGGTTGAA aTACTTTGAAGATTTTGAGAAGAGAATCCCAAGGGAAGAAATGCTGCAAATGCAG GAAATTGTGCTCAAAGAGATAAAGAAGCTGGACCCAAACTATATTGCTACAGTCTGTGGCAGTTTTAGGCGAG GTGCAGAGTCAAGCGGCGATATGGATGTTCTGCTAACCCATCCCAGTTTCACATCTGAATCATCCAAACAA TCAAAACTTTTGCATCAGGTTGTAGAACAACTAGAAAAAGTCCGCTTTGTCACAGATATGCTATCTAAAGGTGACACAAAATTCATG GGTGTCTGTCAGCTGCCAGATAAAGAAGATGGAACAGCCTATCCACATCGGAGGATTGATATCCG GCTTATCCCAAAAGATCAGTATTACTGTGGTGTACTGTATTTCACAGGAAGTGATATATTCAATAAGAATATGAGAACTCACGCCCTGGAAATGGGCTTCACAATTAATGAATATACGATACGCCGCTTGGGTGTTACTG GAGTTGCTGGTGAGGCCCTGCCAGTAGAATGTGAAAAAGACATCTTTGACTATATCCAGTGGAAATACCGAGAGCCAAAGGATCGGAGTGAATAA